From a region of the Archocentrus centrarchus isolate MPI-CPG fArcCen1 chromosome 18, fArcCen1, whole genome shotgun sequence genome:
- the LOC115797517 gene encoding permeability factor 2-like, translating to MKTSLAIQCIILLACMAFCTSLVIPKCRCLTTSKPVNPSLITGVQEFGPRPYCNKRQVIVTLKDGTERCLDPEAKFTTAVLRRMKELKSGDHITVSQQTTTAAPTAGPTAAPTA from the exons ATGAAGACAAGTCTTGCAATCCAGTGCATCATTCTCCTGGCCTGCATGGCCTTCTGCACTTCACTAG TTATTCCAAAGTGCCGGTGTTTGACGACCAGTAAGCCTGTAAATCCCTCTCTCATCACTGGTGTCCAGGAGTTTGGTCCTCGTCCATACTGCAATAAGAGACAAGTCAT TGTCACACTGAAGGATGGGACAGAACGGTGTCTCGATCCTGAGGCAAAATTCACCACAGCAGTGCTGCGAAGAAT GAAGGAGCTGAAAAGTGGGGACCATATCACTGTCAGCCAacaaacaaccacagcagcaccCACAGCAGGACCCACAGCAGCACCCACAGCATGA